Sequence from the Castanea sativa cultivar Marrone di Chiusa Pesio chromosome 12, ASM4071231v1 genome:
TCCCGAACTTgctccaaaagaacacttggaagcaTTCAAACGCAATATATACCTCCTAAGGACTGAGAAGGTTTCTTGCAAGTCCCTCAAATGGTCCCCTACTCTCTTACTTTTAattaccatgtcatcaatatatGCTTCCATATTATGCCCCAActgcaattcaaacattctagtcaccattctttgataagtgGAGCATGCATTCttaagaccaaaaggcattactcgATAATGGTAATTGCCATTAGGAGCACAAAAAgctgtcttctcctgatcactcAATGACAGAGGTATCtgatgataaccttgaaaagcatctaGGAAACTCATCCGAAGATGCCcaacagttgcatccaccaattgaacAATTCTCAGAATAGGGAAAGGGTCCTTTGGACATGCCTTATTCAGATCAGTGAAATtgacacaaactctccactttccgttcttctttttaaccacaacagTGTTAGCAAGCCACTCAGGATAAAAGATTTCCTTGATTGCCCCAGCTTGCTTTAACTTATAAACCTCCTCTTTTACTGCCTCGGCATGCTCTTGGGACGTACATTAAGGAGGCTGCTTACGGGGCACTGCGTCGGGACTAACATTCAAATGGTGACAAATGAACTCTGGATCAATTCCCGGGACATCATAGgtcgtccatgcaaaaacatcaatgttatccTTTAAGAACTTAACTAATTCCTTCTTTTCCGATACTGATAATTGGGATCCCACCTGAAAATATCTCTCCTTATCCTCTCCTATAAATATGTTATCCAGTTCTTCAGTGGAACCTCCATCCACATCGATACCCATCCCCCGAGCAGATTTCTTTAATTGCTATAAAGTTTTCAGAGTTGCCCCCGTTGCTGAACCTTCCCCTGTCCTAACACTTGCAGACATCAGACATTGCCTGGCTACCGACTGACTGCCGTGTCATACTCCCACCCTTCCTCGGATAGGATATTTCACCATTACGTGCAAAGTTGAATAAACTGCCCCCATTGCATGGAGCCAGGGCCTAGCCAAAATGGCCGTGTAAGGTGAATACGCCCTGACTACTATGAAGTTAACCTGGACTTCTGCATCCTCAACCTGTATAGGTAGCCTAATCATCCCCCACGGAATCACTGGTTTCCCATCAAAGCCTACTAACGGAGAATCATACTTCTCCAAATCCTCATCTTTCAACTTTAAACCATTAAACAAGTCGGGATACATAATTTCCGCtccacttccatcatccaccaagactcgTTTCACGTTATATCCCCCGATACGAATAGTTACTACCAatgcatcatcatggggttgacATGTTCCCTCCTTATCTTCCTCAGAAAAACCCAACACTAGCGTTGCCGAGAACCTCATCCTTTTAGCCAGTTGATTGCTTCCCTCCATGACTTCATTCCCAAAACTACTATGCACGGATATGATCCGAGAAGGATCCTCGGCTCCTCTTCTCGGTTGCGCCAAAATGACGTTAATGGTGCCTAATGCTGGCCGAGGAATATTTTCACGATACATTCTCGTACCTTGATGTCCAACTTGCCTGTCCGGCCTAGACAAGAAATGATTGAGCTTTCCCATCTTGGCCAATTGGTTCAAATGGTCACGCAACGTCCGACACTCTTCTGTGGTATGTCCCTTCTCTTGATGATAATGACAATGAAGACTTTGATTCCTCAaggatgcatctccactcatcTTGTTAGGTTGTCTAAAGTATGGTTCGTCTCatattttctccaatatttgaTGTATAGGTTCCTTGAACAGTGAATTAACCAAAGGAGTTTCAGCTGGCAATGGACAACTTGGAAAATCTCGCCTAGGCCGACTGCCTTGATACCCCATTCCCCGAAGATCTTTCTTCTCCGGAAATAGCTTTGCTTTACCCTTGCTTTGAATCTGGTCCTCCTCAACCTGTTTATACTTGTCTATACGATCCATAAGCTGGCGCATGTCTACAGCTGCTTTCattgtcaaggacttcctcaattCGTGCTCCATAGGGAGCCCCACCTTAAAAGTTCTTACAGCCACATTTTCAACatctccatcaatttcattatacatttcccaatacctATCAGAATAAGTTTTGAGTgtttctccttccctcattGCCATAGATAGTAATGCATCTAAGGGCTTTAGGACCCTACTACATGTTATGAACCTCCCCCCGAATGCCCTCGTCAACTCTTCAAAGGACTTTAGGGAACCTTCctccaaagcatcaaaccatcGCATGGCCACTAGTCCCAAACTGGAAGGacaaactttacacatcaacgCTTCATTATTCGAATAAACTGCCATCTTTTGATTAAAATGACTGACGTATTCTACAGGATCAGTCatgccattataaatggtaaatatAGGTTGAGAAAATCTATGGGGGAGTTTTGCCTTATTTATCCAGGCCACGAAAGGGGATTTAGAGATTTGCCTCAAGGCTTCACCCATTGCATCATTCCCCTCACCTTGATATGACCCATCCTCACCTCGCGTCTCCTCCCCCCTCTTTGCATTGCCACCAGAAAAAGTAATCAAACGGGACTCACTGGGAAGAGACTTAGATGCTTGATGATCATTTCCTCCTCGTTTTTCCTCGGAGCTATCACTGGACGAGTAAGATGGGCTCCTCCTACCATGCTTCCTACGATCTAAGCATTTGCACAGATAATCTATCTCTGATTGCATTTGCTGTAACACATCATCACGAGACATTTGCCTCTCAGTCTGTGATCATCGTCCAGCCACTCGATCACTACGATACGATTCTACCACCACACTTGGGGTGTGTTGCTTTCCATCCCCACGTTGCATGTTTATAGCTGGGTTTCCCCTTTGGGAACCTACTGATTCTTCCCTTTCCTGATTCACCTCCGCCATTCACCTTCAAACTAGAACGTCCCACTTTATTGTTCCCACAaacagcgccaattgtaaggactaaaaatcATGCACAAGCCCAACAATAATAGCGTTTAATAATTTAAGGcccaaaaaatgaatttgtagagagggtatCAACAACAAAGTTCATTGTGTTGTGATTATCTCccccttcttcttttccttcctctcttatttatactccttGCCCCTACTATCTCAGCCCTACACCTCTCATCTAATCAACCCCATTTACTGACACTTATCCATTCCcttgtagtcggtaatggagaAAAGCTCTTGCTCTGTGTTTTGTACTGTTCAGGTaatttccacattaatgcaacggataaagCTGGTACTCCCTATTCAATGCGACCAGAAAGCCTGGTGCAAAACATTCAATGCAACGTTCATAGTTATCTATCTCAacccagatatttgcaatatcCCCCATACATTACCAATCTACCTTTCGTACTTTTCCGGACCATCCCACTTCATCCTTGGGCCCTTGACTTTTCTTCTCCTCTATTCCTTACGCTTCCCAGTATGTCTTTGGGTCTTTAGGTCTtcgggtcctcgggtcctcatAAAAAGAATATTACCTCATAAAGCCAAAAAGCAGAGAGTAGAGATCAGAGGGCGAGGGCGAGACcgagaaggaaaaaagaaaaaaaataccatgtGTAATGTAGGCACAgacccaaacacaaacacaaactcaccCCTTTTGCTTTTCTAGTTCAACAAAATTCTGGAAAGCAAGCAGATATGTCCTCCTCCACCAACACGATTTCGATTCACAGACCTGAACTCTTCAGGTTTCCCTACGATGCCATGTGTTTGAACACTTCAAAGTTCAGATGCCAAGAGAGTGAGGCAGAGAGAGCGAGGGATATTCAAAGAGAGTGAGCTTGAGTTGAGtgaggcagagaggcagagagcttGAGACCGTGAGAGTGAGGCAGAGAGGCAGTGAGATGAGAGTGTGAGAGTGTTTAGGAGTTAGGACTTTAGTCTTTAGGGGTAGTTTTTAGGTTCTACGCCAAAACGACGTAGTTTTAGGCTAGGAAAAGGACGAAAAATCCCAACCGATCAGTAACCTATTCGACCATGACAGTTCCCGGTTATCCGATTGAACCGGCCGGTTTTCAAATTTTCTCGATTTTTAAGCTATTTCTAGTTTTTGCCCATAACCAGACCGGATTAAAGGCCAATTCCCGGTCAGTCTGGTCCGGTTTTTGAAACCATGGTTATAACACCTATTACAACGACATTAGTTGTTATTGTAATTGCATTGACTTTTTTGTCGTTACAATAACACCTATTACAACGACATTAGTTGTTATTGTAATTATAATtgtattaagtcttttttcttgtagtgccATTCGGACAAAATgtcacaacccaaaaaaaaaaataataataaataaataaaagagagagagagcaagaacaaaaaacaaactatTCTATTTTTGCTGAATCCGAACCAGTAGAACAGTAAAGAACGCATCCTGCTTATTTGATCAACTCTAAACCTAATCCAAATGGAAACGATGCCTATAAAAACGGCATGCGTGCTACACTCCAACTCGCTAAGCTTGAGTTCTATCATCTAGGTCATCATCAATCTCTCAAATAAGGTTCTCATAGTATAGTATAGTAGCTAGAGATCATTGGCCATTTGAGTTGATCTAAGCTCATGACTGATAATCAACAGGGCCGGCCTTAGGCTTAGGCCAATTAGGCCATTGCCTAGGGCCCCCTTACTAGAGAAGGCCCCAAATTTGGgggaattatttatttattttttatatataaatatttttgggaaatattaaaacattttggtttaaattttttttcactattaagTAGGCTCAAAGAattaagtaatgctagagatagagataaaaacaaatttaaataaataggtcTTATAAACAGACGTGTTACTTATTAcaagtaattcaaataggaaaatattaaaaatactataaattttactacataaattttatttatttaattatttttatacaagataaaaattctactgtagcataatctaagtgtatatgtatgcgAAACTCTCTTCTAGAAACTTAAATCTCGGCCACACCCCACAAAAACTTATACTTATGAAGTGATCACTGCACCAAGGGTACGTGGTGGTCTCCATAACTTATATAATTTGATGTAACAATGATTATGATAGATGGATTTCAACAAACTATTGAATGCgtttttgaatgaatatttgtgattggtgatatatttttgtaattctcatgttgtaaattttataatatttctagtaCTTTTGTAAGCCTCATATCATTGATCATATTCATTACAACACCAGTTTGtagtaaaaatttgttataattttagcattttctaaaaaaaaattcatattaaaaagtaaaaagaatggatttaaaaaaaattattatataaaatgttagttaaatattatttaagtgataacataATAGCCCCATTTGAAGATTTCGCCTTAGGCCTCTAAAACGCTTAGGCTGGCCCTGATAATCGCTAACAATTTTATTGGGCTTTACAAAATCACCCCAACTTAATTATCTAATTCATACAATTTGGGTTAAGTTAGTCTTCATATAATTATagattttgataattcaatagttggagaACGAGAGATTTAAAACTTGAATGTATTgttcaaaacaccaaaaaatattagttgagttataaaactcTTAACTTATTggattgtatttaaaaaaaattcaattaaaaaatgttacattgagaagaaaaatattccAAATCCAATCCAAGTGAATCCAACTCATACAAACCCTATTAACCAAATAAAACCCCGACTCTATTGCATAGATACACTGATACACAAGCACTGTAGACGTTGCCTGTGCTGACAAAGCTCAAATATTGAAAAGTAATAACCCAGCAGATATCACGTTGGCTATTATTttagttgaatttttatttaaaaatagacGTTAATAACaactttcaattaaaaaataaagattattgCTAATCAACTATACTATTactagtttataaaaaaaaaaaaaaaactatactatTACTAACTGCCCACTACAGACTACCAATCTTTCAACGAAATTCAACATATATAACCACAAGGAACTCCAACTCAACCTAACTATATGAGTAACGAATGACAATCCTAAaatatttcacaatatttttcacaattgttgaatTAGTAtactaatatcatttttttttatgtatcaaTAACAATCTGTCATATTACGCAGTACTATCTAGCCTATTTGAAAAACTTACTTTTACAATTTACAGTCTATCATGTCAAAGTTATAAGGCGAGTTTTTATGGTATGCTTTCGATTCCTAACCTTGTCATCTCTATATATGTGGAATGATCCTTTAGTAATTAGTTGACTTGAGGCAATGCCGAGATGCTAGGCAGAGAAAGATGATGCTCTCATGTCATGTGGGGTGTATGGGTAGTCGAATTTCAATGTTGTAGAGGGCTTGGTTCAGTTGGTTGTATATCACATGGTCTGTGGTGCTCGGTTGGAATTTCAATACCTACGACGTCTAGAAATCAATGATTCAATCCCAAAAATGTGGCTCAAATATCGTATTAAAACTTCAAACTTTCCATATAAGAGATTGTTTTAAGTCAaatggcatttaaaaaaaaaaaaaaaaaaactcctggAACTAGGGAAGAAACAACgtgaaaataagaaaatcaaTTATCGTGGTGAAGATCAAAAACTCAGATTTTAGTCTACACAGCTATTGTCCGTTTTGCAACCGAAtattaaaagctaatttttttccttaaggTTCTCTTGCTTCACTTCCTGGCCAGCATTAAAAGATTACAACAAGCATTCAACGTAACGAGGAGGAAATCCAACGCAACCTAACCATACATGGACACCTAAGACCTAAGTACTATATAAGCTTAGCCTCTGCATATATCTGGCTCTCAGAGACAGTAGAGTGAGCAAAATTTCACAACAGATAGCTTGATCAGTAGGGCTTAAGATGATAGGTATGCTTTCAGGGTTTCTTAAGCTTATGCTTCTCTATGGGATGTTCCTTGGGTTGGCTCAAGGCAAAGTCCATTACCACGAATTTGTTGTAAGTGCCACCTCTCTCTCATCTGTTTTCCTGTTATTTTTTGTTACCGGATATGGAGGAATACTTGTTTGTAGTGAGTtgcagttttattttttattgttcattaGTTCATGTAGCTGAAGGAGGCTAACTTTACAAGGTTGTGTGAAACCAAGAGCATGTTGGTTGTGAATGACAGTTTTCCAGGGCCGGTCATTCATGTAACAAAAGGGGACACTGTATATGTTAATGTCCAGAATCAAGGAAACTATGGTCTTACTATTCATTGGTagttgactctctctctctctctctctctctctctctctctgtctctctctctctctctcatatttataATGTTCATTTTGAGAAAATACACTAATATcccttaaaattttataaaatgatattACTAAAACTATGGACAAATTGACATTCCTTCTTAACCAAATAGTgtctttttttaaatgaaaaaataaaataaaaaaataatatccaaAGTACGAGCATATTACACTTACTACCTTGATGTTTGTTAAAGTGGCACCAACAACTAATAAATACATATTCAGCCACTTCTTATATGATTCGTGACATATCAATTTGTTAAACTAAATTTGTCATATTCCAAGTATTACTCATCTGATTGATACCACTTTAGTAATATAATTGTTAGTGTATAGCTTAGACTAGTTTAGCCCATTGGGCTTAGCCCAGTATACTGTACTTGTAATTTACTCGtattacttgtactacacacatACCAAGCCTATATAAGACTCTTTATTATACATTGTTATATACACATCTATATACAGACTATtcagtctttctctctcactttatattgttaacatggtatcagagtcatTCCTTTGACTTTCTGGTTCCTGTGGACATCTCCGGTGTTCTTTCGCTGCCCTCGCCTTCATCTAGTAGTCACTGTCAGTAGCAAGTCATCGCCGTCACGCCCACAGCCCCTAGAACACTTAAATTTCGTCAGTTTTGTTGATCGAATTGCCAAAGTCAAAGCATAGATTGATAGATCTTCCAATCCTGAGCAAAACCCAACAAAGCGTCACCAGAAACCACCTCCCATGCGCCCACACGTGCTGGCTGAAGTTTCTGCCTCACGAGCACCCGCTCCACGCGCCGCCACGCTCCGTTAGCCATTCACACGCGCCTCACGCACTAGGACAGTGCCGTCACGCACCCCACGCGCCTGCTCCATTTCACGAactgccacgtcagccctaggtTGACGTCACACTGCCACGTCAGCACACGAGCCATTGACTTTGACCAGACCGTTaaccgttgactttgaccaaagtcaaaatttttcaaCAGGACCTGTCTTACttagtttttcgcgtagattccGATTTTGGGCTCCGTTTTTGCATTTGAGGTCTCTAAATCCcattttttggtcattttcctCATTATAGCTCAACAAAATGATCGAGATATCATACGTCCTATCACCATTATGTTGGATGGTCTCACTAGCTATCATGCATGGTCTCAGAATATGACTGTCTTCCTCAAGGGTCGTAAACTGTGGAGATATGTGACTGGTTCAATCCCTAAGCCAGTTCCAAACCCTAAGTCCAAAGCCACAGCTGTTGAAGATGCCTCAAAGACTGCTGTTACAACAAATGATTATGAAGAATGCCTAGAGGAATGGGAGAGTATTCAGAGTAAGATCTTGTCTTGGTTTATCAATACCTCTATTCCCTCCATTCATAATCTTCTTCCTTGTCTTGAGACTGTTGAGGCTGCTTGGAAATTTCTAGCCGATCGCTATAATTGTACTAATGATTCAAGCTTGAAGTTCCAGATTGAATCAAAACTTTATCAAATGTGCCAAGAGACAGGTCAGTCTATTTCTGATTATTATTCTCAGACTTATACTATGTGGGAACAACTTTCTGCTGCAAATCCTCCACTAGTGTGTTCTAAGGACATTGAGCTCTTTGTCAAATATCGGGATCGCCGTAAATTTATGCACTTCATGATGGGTTTACGTGAGGATTTTGAGCCTACTAGGGCTTCTCTGCTTAGCCGGTCTCCTACTCTTTCTCTTGATGCTGCAGTCAAGGAGCTCATTTTTTAGGAGAACCGTCGACCTACTCATCACATGTCATCATCTAATTATGTATTAGCTACACCATCTCCACAGCCTCTCATTGCTGCATTCATTGCTCCTCCACGAATAAACTCTGGGCGTCCCACCTCTCAGTCTTCCAAAGGTACTTGCTGTGAGTTTTACCGTGCCAAAGGCCATGACATCTCATTTTGTCGCAAACTGCAGAAATTTGTGCAAGAGCAGATTAAAGCTTCTCTTCCTCGGGCAGCTGCTTTATGTCCTTCAGATCCATCAGTTCCTACAGGTCCATCTTTAGCTTCCTCACTTACTACGGCTGATATTGAGGCAGTTGTTCAACAGGTTTTATCCCGCACTTCCAATGCTCTTTCTGTCACCTAAGGTAAACAACCTTGGTTTTTTGATACTACATGTTGTAACCATATAAATCCTGAAGAATCCCAATTTTCTAATAAGGCACCCTTAGCACATCCAATCACCATTTACACTGCTGATGGAACTCCTGTGCCTGTTAGTCATAAATGAACAATCTCTTCTCCTTGTTT
This genomic interval carries:
- the LOC142620136 gene encoding uncharacterized protein LOC142620136 is translated as MSRDDVLQQMQSEIDYLCKCLDRRKHGRRSPSYSSSDSSEEKRGGNDHQASKSLPSESRLITFSGGNAKRGEETRGEDGSYQGEGNDAMGEALRQISKSPFVAWINKAKLPHRFSQPIFTIYNGMTDPVEYVSHFNQKMAVYSNNEALMCKVCPSSLGLVAMRWFDALEEGSLKSFEELTRAFGGRFITCSRVLKPLDALLSMAMREGETLKTYSDRYWEMYNEIDGDVENVAVRTFKVGLPMEHELRKSLTMKAAVDMRQLMDRIDKYKQVEEDQIQSKGKAKLFPEKKDLRGMGYQGSRPRRDFPSCPLPAETPLVNSLFKEPIHQILEKI